From the Manihot esculenta cultivar AM560-2 chromosome 3, M.esculenta_v8, whole genome shotgun sequence genome, one window contains:
- the LOC110610961 gene encoding polygalacturonase At1g48100: MELFRGLVVISLLVIILLQNSSNVQGRYHYHKTKNKSHNKAESPVSPAPDNVPEPQDPSVPSSPVNPPQIPSDPYPNDPAGNSSSDCIFDVTSYGAVGDGSTDDTSAFVAAWKAACAVESGVVLAPEGYVFMITSTIFSGPCKPGLVFQVDGCLMPPDGPDSWPEKDSRKQWLVFYRLNDMTFTGKGTIEGNGEKWWDLPCKPHRGPDGEASKGPCDSPALIRFFMSSNLVISNLRIQNSPQFHMKFDGCEGVLIQQLSISSPKLSPNTDGIHIENTKTVGIYNSLISNGDDCISIGTGCSDVDIEGVTCGPSHGISIGSLGVHNSQACVSNIKVSNAIIRDSDNGVRIKTWQGGTGSVSGISFQNIQMENVRNCMIIDQYYCMSKECLNQTSAVYVTDISYRNIKGTYDVRTPPIHFACSDTVPCTNITLSEVELLPEEGELIDDPFCWNAYGTEETVTIPPLNCLRDGEPESEGEVASYGC, from the exons ATGGAGCTTTTTCGTGGGTTGGTCGTAATTTCACTTCTAGTGATTATTCTCCTTCAGAATtcaagcaatgtacaaggaagATATCATTATCACAAGACAAAGAATAAGTCCCACAACAAAGCAGAGTCCCCTGTTTCTCCAGCCCCTGATAATGTCCCTGAACCTCAAGATCCCTCTGTTCCTTCCTCCCCTGTTAATCCTCCTCAAATCCCTTCAGACCCATACCCCAATGATCCTGCAGGAAACTCCAGTTCAGACTGCATTTTCGACGTGACATCTTATGGAGCTGTTGGAGATGGTTCCACAGACGACACTTCCGCATTTGTAGCAGCATGGAAAGCAGCTTGTGCAGTAGAATCAGGGGTTGTTTTGGCTCCTGAAGGTTATGTTTTCATGATCACTTCAACAATTTTCTCAGGGCCTTGCAAGCCAGGACTTGTGTTTCAG GTGGATGGGTGCCTAATGCCACCGGATGGACCAGATTCCTGGCCAGAAAAAGATAGCAGAAAGCAATGGCTTGTGTTTTATCGACTAAATGATATGACTTTCACTGGAAAAGGAACTATTGAAGGCAATGGAGAGAAGTGGTGGGATCTCCCTTGCAAACCTCACAGG GGCCCTGATGGCGAGGCATCTAAAGGACCATGTGACAGCCCTGCA TTGATTCGTTTCTTCATGAGCTCCAATCTGGTAATAAGCAATTTGAGGATTCAAAACAGTCCTCAATTCCACATGAAATTTGATGGCTGTGAAGGAGTTCTAATCCAACAGCTGTCCATATCCTCACCTAAACTTAGCCCCAACACCGATGGGATCCACATAGAAAATACAAAGACTGTTGGAATATACAACTCTTTGATTAGCAATG GTGATGATTGCATATCAATTGGCACTGGGTGCTCAGATGTTGATATAGAGGGTGTGACCTGCGGGCCTAGTCATGGAATTAG CATTGGAAGCTTGGGAGTACACAATTCGCAGGCATGTGTCTCAAACATAAAAGTGAGTAATGCAATTATAAGAGATTCAGACAATGGAGTGAGGATCAAGACATGGCAAGGAGGGACGGGTTCAGTTTCAGGCATATCCTTCCAGAACATACAAATGGAGAATGTTAGAAACTGCATGATCATAGACCAGTACTACTGCATGTCAAAGGAATGTCTGAACCAGACCTCAGCTGTGTACGTGACAGACATATCATACAGAAACATAAAGGGCACATATGATGTGAGAACCCCACCAATTCACTTCGCCTGCAGTGATACTGTCCCTTGCACAAACATAACACTGTCAGAAGTTGAGCTTCTGCCTGAAGAAGGAGAGTTGATAGATGATCCATTCTGTTGGAATGCTTATGGGACTGAAGAAACAGTGACTATACCTCCTCTAAATTGCCTGAGAGATGGGGAGCCTGAGAGTGAGGGAGAGGTGGCTTCCTATGGTTGCTAA